A section of the Telopea speciosissima isolate NSW1024214 ecotype Mountain lineage chromosome 3, Tspe_v1, whole genome shotgun sequence genome encodes:
- the LOC122654276 gene encoding eukaryotic translation initiation factor 5A-2-like — translation MSDEEHHFESKADAGASKTYPQQAGTIRKNGYIVIKARPCKVVEVSTSKTGKHGHAKCHFVGIDIFNGKKLEDIVPSSHNCDVPHVNRTDYQLIDISEDGFVSLLTENGNTKDDLRLPTDDSLLTQIKDGFAEGKDLVVTVMTAMGEEQICALKDIGPK, via the exons ATGTCGGACGAAGAGCATCACTTCGAGTCAAAGGCTGATGCAGGAGCATCCAAGACCTACCCTCAGCAGGCTGGAACGATCCGTAAGAACGGATACATTGTGATCAAAGCAAGGCCTTGCAAG gTCGTTGAGGTTTCAACTTCCAAGACTGGCAAGCATGGTCATGCTAAGTGTCACTTCGTTGGAATTGATATCTTCAATGGTAAAAAGCTTGAAGATATTGTTCCCTCTTCTCATAACTGTGAT GTTCCCCATGTTAACCGTACCGACTACCAGCTAATTGACATTTCTGAGGATGGATTT GTGAGTCTGTTGACTGAAAATGGTAACACAAAGGATGACCTGAGGCTCCCAACTGATGACAGTTTGCTCACTCAG ATCAAAGATGGGTTTGCAGAAGGGAAAGACCTGGTTGTGACTGTCATGACTGCCATGGGGGAAGAGCAGATCTGTGCTCTCAAGGACATTGGCCCAAAGTAG